From the Vibrio tubiashii ATCC 19109 genome, the window TCGAAGTCACCATCAATGGCTACTGTGTGAATGTTCTTACCAAGCGTACAGAACAGCTTTTCTTGTAGCGGACTGATCTTACCTTTTGGATATAGGATAACGACATTGATGTCTTCCATTCCATAGAAGGCATGAGCAACTGCTGCACCCGTATCACCCGAAGTTGCGGTTAGGATGGTGATTTTACCGCCATCAGAAACAGCCGCGAGTGACTGCGCCATAAAACGACCACCAAAGTCTTTAAACGCTAATGTCGGACCATGGAATAACTCTAGCGCGTATACGCCCTCTTTAACTTTGTTAATTGGAGCTGGGAATTGGAAAGCAGCATCCACTAGCGAGTTCACTTTCTCTTCCGCAAGTTCATCACCAATTAACGCAGAAAGAATCTTTGTACTACGTGAAATAAAATCTTCTGCTAACAGGGCGTCGATATCATCGAACTTAGGCAACTCTTGTGGGAAAAAAAGGCCTTGGTTACGACCTAACCCTTGGCGAACGGCTTGGCCAAAGGATACTTGTTCATCATTTTCTTTTATGTTGTACAGCTTCATAGCTCACTTCCTGTTACGTTCGAACCTTGCTTGTTGAGGCGACAAACATGGACGAATCCTTCTTCATTTTGTACGTAGTTTTGTTCAAGCCAGCGAGCAACTCGCTCAGCGACATCTTTATCTTTACAAATACTAAATAGTGTTGGGCCACTACCAGAAATACCAGTAGCTAAAGCCCCGGCTGTAGCTGCATATTTACGTGCGTCAGCAAAGCCTGGTAGCAGTTTCTCACGATACGGTTCAGCGATCACGTCTTTGATCATCTTCGCTGCCAATTCAGGTTGATTTGAATGACACGCATGGATAAAACCAGCAAGGTGACGACCGTGAGCAATGATATCTTGACGGCGATATTGAGAGGGTAAGATCTCGCGTGCTTCAGCGGTTGAAACCTTGATCCCTGGGTACGCCATTACCCAGTACCAATCGTCAAAGCATGGTACTTCTTGGCTGATAATCCCAAGCTCTTCTAGCATAAGCTGAACGCCACCTAAGTAACATGGCGCAACGTTATCATAGTGGATGCCACCAGAAATTTGGCCTTCCATTTCACCCATGAGTGCGAGCAGTTCTGTCTCATTTAACGGCTCACCATGAAAACGGTTTAGTGCATCAAGCGCGGCAACAATCGAACAGGCGCTAGAACCTAATCCAGAGCCGATTGGCATGTTCTTTTCTAACGTCATTTCCAACGCTAGCAGCGCTTCACCTTTTTTGTCTAGCTCTCTGGCAAATACTCGCCAACAGTCATAAACGATATTTTCTTTTGGATCAGCAGGCAGCTTAGAAACAAAGTTACCTGCTGTTTTCAAACTGAATGGTT encodes:
- the thrB gene encoding homoserine kinase — protein: MDVAVYAPASIGNVSVGFDVLGAAVSPIDGTLLGDRVLVKSGSEPFSLKTAGNFVSKLPADPKENIVYDCWRVFARELDKKGEALLALEMTLEKNMPIGSGLGSSACSIVAALDALNRFHGEPLNETELLALMGEMEGQISGGIHYDNVAPCYLGGVQLMLEELGIISQEVPCFDDWYWVMAYPGIKVSTAEAREILPSQYRRQDIIAHGRHLAGFIHACHSNQPELAAKMIKDVIAEPYREKLLPGFADARKYAATAGALATGISGSGPTLFSICKDKDVAERVARWLEQNYVQNEEGFVHVCRLNKQGSNVTGSEL